The following coding sequences lie in one Arachis ipaensis cultivar K30076 chromosome B03, Araip1.1, whole genome shotgun sequence genomic window:
- the LOC107632323 gene encoding uncharacterized protein LOC107632323, whose amino-acid sequence MAGGSMKNRKKRNAAKTIREKGTVSVEYECSLNLLPHDIWVRIATKVASYSIKDLFNMHATCKVFLGAARSDAVYKEASMLELPIASFLYYYGRPEHSFIECCTEAGNPAALLRVGMIEFVWIGHCVGGMDTLTMAATGGDLEACYMCAMLLLSHAKEDEEHMRKGLEFFEIVRDSGALERCREVFRQVFADPWVEVKPLDPVLSEVCRSTSCRTRGTMGDVEDLSHVSCVQCLADYEVRVFRELFAFE is encoded by the coding sequence ATGGCTGGAGGTTCCATGAAGAACAGAAAGAAAAGAAACGCAGCCAAGACGATCAGAGAGAAAGGGACCGTATCCGTTGAGTACGAATGTTCGCTGAATCTTCTTCCTCACGACATATGGGTCAGGATTGCCACGAAAGTTGCGTCGTATTCGATTAAGGATCTGTTCAACATGCACGCAACTTGCAAGGTGTTTCTGGGTGCAGCGAGGTCCGACGCTGTTTACAAGGAGGCGTCAATGTTGGAGTTGCCAATTGCATCCTTTTTATACTACTATGGCCGACCTGAACACAGCTTCATAGAATGCTGCACGGAGGCAGGAAATCCAGCTGCCCTACTCCGGGTGGGGATGATTGAATTCGTCTGGATTGGTCACTGCGTCGGTGGAATGGATACTCTGACTATGGCTGCAACTGGGGGCGACCTGGAAGCCTGTTACATGTGTGCGATGCTGTTATTGTCTCATGCTAAGGAAGACGAAGAGCACATGCGAAAGGGACTTGAATTTTTTGAGATTGTACGTGATTCTGGGGCGCTCGAAAGGTGCAGAGAGGTCTTCAGGCAGGTATTCGCGGATCCGTGGGTGGAGGTTAAGCCGTTGGATCCTGTATTGTCCGAGGTTTGTCGGTCCACCAGTTGCCGCACCAGAGGCACCATGGGTGATGTGGAAGATTTGTCCCATGTCTCGTGTGTGCAGTGCCTGGCCGATTACGAGGTTCGGGTGTTCCGGGAGTTGTTTGCATTCGAATAA
- the LOC107632322 gene encoding uncharacterized protein LOC107632322, with translation MAGSSKTNRKEGNVPIEHECPLNLLPRDIWVRIATKVASNSIHHLFNMQASCKVFLDAASSEAVYQHATMRVIPLVSFLFYLDRPERRFLDRCVEAENMDAILRQGLTEYFWIVRRGIGMELISRASMEGSVEAGYLSAMLLPCDHENEEEVQRGVEMLESIRTSGKVERYREFFADIFWERWVDERPSDPGHAVACRSTTCTTHGTLACVNDVSRVSCVHCLVDYEVRIFLEMFRF, from the coding sequence ATGGCTGGATCTTCCAAGACAAACAGAAAGGAAGGGAACGTGCCCATCGAGCATGAATGTCCGCTGAATCTTCTTCCTCGCGATATATGGGTGAGGATTGCCACTAAGGTTGCATCGAATTCGATTCATCATCTGTTCAACATGCAGGCGAGTTGCAAGGTTTTTCTGGATGCAGCGAGTTCCGAAGCTGTGTACCAACATGCGACGATGCGGGTTATACCGTTAgtgtcctttttattttaccttgaCCGGCCGGAAAGGAGGTTCCTCGATCGCTGCGTTGAAGCAGAAAATATGGATGCTATACTTCGACAGGGGTTGACGGAGTATTTCTGGATTGTCCGCCGTGGCATTGGGATGGAACTAATTTCTAGGGCATCGATGGAGGGCAGCGTCGAAGCAGGTTACCTGTCTGCCATGTTGCTACCGTGTGATCACGAGAACGAAGAAGAAGTGCAAAGGGGTGTTGAAATGTTAGAGTCTATCCGTACTTCTGGAAAGGTCGAAAGGTACAGGGAGTTCTTCGCGGACATTTTTTGGGAGCGATGGGTTGACGAGAGACCATCGGATCCGGGACATGCCGTGGCTTGTCGGTCCACCACTTGCACTACCCACGGCACCTTGGCTTGTGTGAATGATGTGTCTCGTGTCTCGTGTGTGCACTGCCTGGTGGATTACGAGGTCAGGATTTTCTTGGAGATGTTTAGATTTTAG